Proteins encoded together in one Fibrobacter sp. UWH4 window:
- a CDS encoding glycosyltransferase family 4 protein: MTNVIITAPSLDPTQNVSGISSVVNFIIDNNPEVNYLHFELGKKDKEKGGLHRVTRIIKSYVKWREFVDENSDAIIHYSFPLSGFSIIRDFPFLSYCIKKNRKLVIHVHGGLFLTAPKIPYYLKLILKKVFSWNVPFIVLSNSEVQILKNRFAAKNVHSLPNCVDLKDAEEYASAKKNNSCNKPLVIGYLGRIEPNKGMTELLSACEVLKKEGVPFKLTIAGKEQMNGEFLPRFDRLLEDDFHYAGLVYGKTKCDFLRSLDVFVLPSYFEGLPMSLLECMSYGVVPVVTPVGSIPEVVENGENGIFISVKDSDSIVKGIRNLHDNRNMVKRLGEKARNTIFKRFSPQAYVKKLNEIYAEVR; this comes from the coding sequence ATGACTAACGTTATTATTACAGCGCCTTCGTTGGATCCGACGCAAAATGTGAGTGGCATCTCTAGCGTTGTCAATTTTATCATTGACAATAATCCGGAAGTGAATTACCTTCATTTTGAACTTGGCAAAAAAGACAAAGAAAAGGGGGGCTTGCATAGGGTAACCCGAATTATAAAATCTTATGTAAAATGGCGCGAATTTGTTGATGAAAATTCAGACGCGATTATTCACTATTCGTTTCCTTTGTCGGGTTTCTCAATTATAAGGGATTTTCCTTTTTTGTCTTATTGTATAAAGAAGAATAGAAAACTCGTTATCCATGTTCATGGAGGCTTGTTTTTAACGGCTCCAAAGATTCCGTACTATTTGAAGCTTATTTTAAAGAAGGTTTTCTCTTGGAATGTTCCTTTTATAGTTTTGAGTAATTCAGAAGTCCAAATTTTGAAGAATCGCTTTGCTGCCAAGAATGTGCATTCTTTGCCTAACTGCGTGGATTTGAAAGATGCCGAAGAATATGCGAGTGCAAAAAAAAATAATTCTTGTAACAAACCTCTAGTTATAGGTTATCTTGGTCGAATTGAACCGAATAAGGGTATGACGGAATTGCTTAGTGCTTGCGAAGTCTTGAAAAAAGAGGGGGTTCCCTTTAAACTAACCATCGCTGGAAAAGAACAGATGAATGGAGAATTTCTTCCTCGTTTTGATAGGCTACTGGAGGATGATTTCCATTATGCAGGATTAGTCTATGGAAAAACAAAATGTGATTTTCTCAGAAGTCTTGACGTGTTTGTCCTGCCTTCGTATTTTGAAGGTTTGCCTATGTCTCTTCTCGAATGTATGAGTTATGGAGTTGTTCCTGTTGTTACTCCAGTTGGTTCAATTCCAGAGGTTGTTGAAAATGGAGAGAATGGGATCTTTATAAGTGTCAAAGATTCTGATAGTATTGTTAAAGGAATTAGGAATCTGCATGATAATCGAAATATGGTCAAAAGACTTGGCGAAAAAGCTCGTAATACAATTTTTAAAAGATTCTCGCCTCAAGCATATGTGAAAAAATTAAATGAAATTTATGCGGAGGTCCGTTGA